Proteins encoded in a region of the Polyodon spathula isolate WHYD16114869_AA chromosome 41, ASM1765450v1, whole genome shotgun sequence genome:
- the LOC121305073 gene encoding carbonic anhydrase 4-like produces the protein MTGGPEDVSDWCYQSQFSCNAQCIIPSEWSKISAKCAEKKQSPINIVTRKTVTDSKLTSFTFENYDTFNTATIKNNGHTVQVDLPSNITIGGGRLEGRYKALQLHLHWGTDAGPGSEHTIDGEQYPMELHIVHMKRNYTDLTQALNDPTGVAVLGFMYEEAAQENTRYRPLIEALLRVQDKGTDSTINLMLSDLIPTKASMVNYFRYEGSLTTPTCDQTVIWTLFEKTIPLSKAQLSAFSQKLFFKPNKTMRGTFRPVQPLHGRIVYRSGSSVTFASTTVLSVSVICALGLSSWLH, from the exons ATGACTGGAGGCCCTGAGGATGTGA gtgatTGGTGCTATCAGTCCCAGTTTTCATGCAAtgcacaatgcatta TTCCAAGTGAGTGGAGTAAAATATCTgcaaaatgtgctgaaaaaaagcaGTCCCCCATTAACATTGTGACACGAAAAACTGTGACTGATTCGAAACTGACTTCATTTACCTTTGAAAACTATGACACCTTCAATActgcaacaataaaaaacaatggcCACACTG TTCAAGTTGATCTGCCCTCTAATATAACGATCGGCGGTGGACGTCTTGAAGGAAGATACAAAGCTTTGCAGTTGCACCTGCACTGGGGCACTGATGCAGGCCCTGGCTCGGAGCACACAATAGATGGGGAGCAGTACCCCATGGAG ctACATATTGTCCACATGAAAAGGAACTACACTGATTTAACTCAGGCGCTAAATGATCCAACTGGCGTCGCTGTGCTTGGATTCATGTATGAG GAGGCAGCACAAGAAAATACAAGATACAGACCTTTAATTGAAGCCTTACTAAGAGTTCAAGACAAAG GCACGGACTCTACAATCAACTTAATGTTGTCCGACCTCATTCCGACAAAAGCCAGCATGGTTAATTATTTCCGCTATGAAGGATCTCTGACGACCCCTACATGTGATCAAACTGTGATCTGGACGCTGTTTGAAAAAACGATTCCTCTCAGCAAAGCACAG CTTTCTGCCTTTTCACAGAAACTCTtctttaaaccaaacaaaacaatgagGGGAACGTTTCGACCTGTTCAGCCTCTGCACGGCCGCATTGTGTACAGGTCTGGGAGCAGCGTTACCTTTGCCAGCACTACAGTACTATCAGTCTCTGTTATATGTGCCCTTGGGTTGTCATCCTGGCTTCACTAA